Proteins found in one Pseudoxanthomonas sp. SL93 genomic segment:
- a CDS encoding GH92 family glycosyl hydrolase, whose translation MRHATKLLILAGFAACTMAVAGSASAATADVGEAAYEAVDPFIGTGGEGHTYPGATVPYGMVQLSPDTRIQPRKDGYGWAAGYRYDDTTIVGFSHTHFSGTGHSDLGDLLLMPTTGELKLERGDPDKPGSGYTSRFRHATETAQPGYYAVTLDDHDVRVELTASPRAGMHRYHFPAGKPGHVVLDLRTSMYDYPGKVLWSRVRVRADGTVTGFRETRGWAPGRQLYFALRFSQPVTGHALHNTEQDIPYKGFPPPGEKDPRQRAQIEGRQLVAAFDLAPGAGKPVLVKVAISPVSEDNAIANLDAESPGWDFDGMRAAARQQWRDALGAVDAQGDAAQRTRFYTALYHTLLGPTLFMDSDGRYRGPDNAVHQAKGWTNYSTFSLWDTYRALHPLATLVQPPQRTNDFVNSLLAARRESPYGVLPVWSFHGQETWCMIGYHAVPVIADAYMKGIRGYDAEEALQAMLASANYGPYDGIAQYRELGYVPIDEEGEAASKTLEYAFDDWTVAQMARAMGKADVAATFEKRAANWKHAFDPGTGFMRARKRDGSFRTPFDPSASGYGTDYTEGNAWQYSWYVPQDVAGLAAAHGGDDALLARLDAVFDAKVDASVFAHMEDITGLIGWYAHGNEPSHHVAYLYAYAGQPWRTQARLQRIMATQYAARPDGLAGNDDLGQMSAWYVFTALGFYPVTPGSNQYIIGRPFLPRATLHLPNGKHFTIIADGLDDAHAYVGSASLNGKPLTRAYLTHDEILAGGELRFVMQAEPDTTWATDPAQRPYSMSR comes from the coding sequence ATGCGTCACGCGACGAAGCTCTTGATACTGGCGGGTTTCGCGGCATGCACGATGGCGGTGGCCGGCAGTGCGTCGGCGGCGACGGCGGATGTCGGCGAGGCCGCATACGAGGCGGTCGACCCCTTCATCGGCACGGGCGGCGAAGGACACACCTACCCCGGCGCCACGGTTCCGTACGGCATGGTGCAGCTGTCGCCCGACACCCGCATCCAGCCACGCAAGGATGGCTACGGCTGGGCCGCGGGCTACCGCTACGACGACACCACCATCGTCGGTTTCTCGCACACGCATTTTTCCGGCACCGGTCATTCCGACCTGGGCGACCTGCTGCTGATGCCCACCACCGGCGAACTGAAACTCGAGCGCGGCGACCCCGACAAGCCCGGCAGCGGTTACACCTCGCGTTTCCGCCACGCCACCGAAACCGCCCAGCCCGGCTACTACGCCGTCACCCTGGACGACCACGACGTGCGCGTCGAACTTACCGCCAGCCCGCGCGCAGGCATGCACCGCTACCACTTCCCTGCCGGCAAGCCCGGGCATGTGGTGCTGGACCTGCGCACCAGCATGTACGACTACCCTGGCAAGGTCTTGTGGTCGCGCGTGCGCGTGCGCGCCGACGGCACGGTCACCGGCTTCCGTGAAACGCGCGGCTGGGCGCCGGGCCGCCAGCTGTATTTCGCCCTGCGCTTCTCGCAGCCGGTCACCGGCCATGCGCTGCACAACACCGAACAGGACATCCCGTACAAGGGATTTCCGCCGCCCGGCGAGAAAGACCCGCGCCAGCGCGCGCAGATCGAAGGCCGGCAGCTGGTCGCGGCATTCGACCTCGCCCCGGGCGCCGGCAAACCCGTGCTGGTCAAGGTGGCCATCTCGCCGGTCAGCGAAGACAACGCCATCGCCAACCTGGATGCCGAATCGCCCGGCTGGGATTTCGATGGCATGCGCGCCGCCGCGAGGCAGCAGTGGCGCGATGCGCTCGGTGCGGTGGATGCGCAGGGCGACGCGGCGCAGCGCACCCGCTTCTACACCGCCCTTTACCACACGCTGCTCGGCCCTACGCTGTTCATGGACAGTGACGGCCGTTACCGCGGCCCCGACAATGCCGTGCACCAGGCTAAGGGCTGGACCAACTATTCCACGTTCTCCCTGTGGGACACCTATCGCGCCCTGCATCCGCTGGCCACGCTGGTGCAGCCGCCGCAGCGCACGAACGACTTCGTCAATTCCCTGCTGGCCGCGCGTCGCGAGAGTCCGTATGGCGTACTGCCGGTGTGGTCGTTCCATGGGCAGGAGACGTGGTGCATGATCGGTTACCACGCGGTGCCGGTGATCGCCGATGCCTACATGAAGGGCATCCGCGGCTACGACGCCGAGGAAGCGCTGCAGGCGATGTTGGCCAGCGCCAACTACGGGCCGTACGACGGCATCGCGCAGTACCGCGAGCTGGGCTACGTGCCCATCGACGAGGAAGGCGAAGCCGCCAGCAAGACCCTGGAATACGCCTTCGACGACTGGACCGTGGCGCAGATGGCGCGGGCGATGGGCAAGGCCGATGTCGCGGCGACCTTCGAGAAGCGCGCCGCCAACTGGAAGCATGCGTTCGATCCCGGCACCGGCTTCATGCGCGCGCGCAAGCGCGATGGCAGCTTCCGCACGCCGTTCGACCCCAGCGCCAGTGGCTACGGCACCGACTACACCGAAGGCAATGCGTGGCAGTACTCGTGGTACGTGCCGCAGGACGTCGCCGGCCTGGCGGCGGCGCATGGCGGCGACGATGCGCTGCTGGCGCGGCTGGACGCGGTGTTCGATGCGAAGGTGGATGCGTCCGTGTTCGCGCACATGGAGGACATCACCGGCCTGATCGGCTGGTATGCGCACGGCAACGAACCCAGCCACCACGTGGCCTACCTGTACGCCTACGCCGGCCAGCCCTGGCGCACCCAAGCACGCTTGCAGCGGATCATGGCCACGCAGTACGCGGCGCGCCCGGACGGGCTGGCGGGCAATGACGACCTCGGCCAGATGTCGGCGTGGTACGTGTTCACCGCACTTGGGTTCTATCCGGTCACGCCGGGCAGCAACCAGTACATCATCGGCCGCCCCTTCCTGCCGCGCGCGACGCTGCACCTGCCCAACGGCAAGCACTTCACGATCATCGCCGACGGGCTGGACGACGCGCATGCCTACGTGGGCAGCGCGAGCCTCAACGGCAAGCCGCTGACACGCGCGTACCTGACCCATGACGAGATCCTCGCCGGTGGTGAACTGCGCTTCGTGATGCAGGCCGAACCGGACACCACCTGGGCCACGGATCCCGCCCAGCGGCCATACTCGATGTCCCGCTAG
- a CDS encoding copper homeostasis protein CutC, which yields MSGRNALTLEIAAGSLGSALAAQAAGADRVELCEGLSSGGTTPSYGTLALAREHMRIPLFVLVRPRAGDFLYDARDTEAMLRDIEMCVRLGCDGVVIGALQADGGIDLPLCERLVAAAGSLQVTFHRAFDAARDQAQALEQVIALGCQRVLTSGGQATAMEGADRIAALVRQAAGRVTVMPGAGIDAGNVAALATLTGAREFHASAKAARVSSMAFHNPALHGLAPDWSETDPARVSALRATLDAVNPR from the coding sequence ATGAGCGGGCGCAACGCGCTGACGCTCGAGATCGCCGCGGGTTCGCTGGGTTCCGCGCTGGCGGCGCAGGCAGCCGGCGCCGACCGGGTGGAACTGTGCGAAGGCCTGTCGTCCGGCGGCACCACGCCGTCCTACGGCACGCTGGCGCTGGCGCGCGAGCACATGCGGATTCCGTTGTTCGTGCTGGTGAGGCCACGCGCGGGGGATTTCCTCTACGACGCGCGCGACACCGAGGCGATGCTGCGCGACATCGAGATGTGCGTACGGCTGGGCTGCGATGGAGTGGTGATCGGCGCGCTGCAGGCCGATGGCGGCATCGACCTGCCGTTGTGCGAGCGACTGGTCGCCGCAGCGGGGTCGTTGCAGGTGACGTTCCACCGCGCCTTCGACGCGGCACGTGATCAGGCGCAGGCGCTGGAACAGGTGATCGCCCTGGGTTGCCAGCGCGTGCTGACGTCAGGCGGGCAGGCCACGGCGATGGAAGGCGCGGACCGCATCGCTGCCCTGGTGCGCCAGGCCGCGGGCCGCGTGACGGTGATGCCGGGCGCCGGCATCGATGCCGGCAATGTCGCCGCGCTGGCGACACTGACCGGTGCACGCGAATTCCATGCCTCGGCCAAGGCGGCGCGCGTTTCCTCGATGGCCTTCCACAATCCGGCGTTGCACGGACTGGCGCCGGACTGGTCGGAAACCGATCCGGCGCGCGTCAGTGCGCTTCGCGCGACGCTGGATGCCGTGAACCCGCGCTAG
- a CDS encoding N(4)-(beta-N-acetylglucosaminyl)-L-asparaginase: MNGRRRFLGQATLSAGALALSARLAGQPANETAVGARVVSTWDFGVQANQSAWKVLAAGGGALDAVEQGARWAETDLCNPTVGRCGNPDRDGILTLDASIMDGDGRCGAVAALEDIDHPISVARRVMEKTPHVMLVGDGAQQFAVEQGFEKQRLLTPQAEQAWREWRARAEYKPEINAERRQRPGDRDNHDTLGMLAIDRHGRLAGACTTSGMAWKLHGRVGDSPIIGAGLYVDNDVGAATASGVGEEMIRNAASFLVVELMRQGRSPMEACREAIERVVRKRPQASRSLQVCFLALNRHGEVGAFALHQGFVYAVCDARTQDALLPSDAVYGENA, from the coding sequence ATGAACGGCAGAAGAAGATTCCTTGGCCAGGCGACGCTGTCGGCAGGCGCACTGGCATTGTCCGCCCGGCTGGCGGGACAGCCGGCGAACGAGACGGCGGTGGGCGCGCGCGTGGTGTCCACCTGGGATTTCGGCGTGCAGGCCAACCAGTCGGCGTGGAAGGTCCTGGCGGCGGGTGGTGGTGCTCTCGATGCCGTCGAACAGGGTGCGCGCTGGGCCGAGACGGACCTGTGCAATCCCACGGTTGGCCGCTGCGGCAATCCTGATCGCGACGGCATCCTGACCCTGGACGCCAGCATCATGGATGGCGATGGCCGCTGTGGCGCTGTGGCGGCACTGGAGGACATCGACCACCCCATCAGCGTGGCGCGGCGCGTGATGGAGAAAACGCCTCACGTGATGCTGGTCGGCGATGGCGCGCAGCAGTTCGCGGTGGAACAGGGCTTCGAGAAACAACGCCTGCTGACGCCGCAGGCGGAACAGGCATGGCGCGAGTGGCGTGCGCGCGCCGAGTACAAGCCGGAGATCAATGCCGAGCGCAGGCAGCGGCCGGGCGACCGCGACAACCACGACACGCTCGGCATGCTGGCGATCGACCGCCACGGACGCCTCGCGGGGGCGTGTACCACCAGCGGCATGGCGTGGAAGCTGCACGGTCGGGTGGGCGACAGCCCCATCATCGGCGCGGGCCTGTACGTGGACAACGACGTGGGCGCCGCCACGGCTTCGGGCGTGGGCGAGGAAATGATCCGCAACGCGGCGAGCTTCCTGGTGGTGGAACTGATGCGGCAGGGTCGTTCGCCGATGGAGGCGTGCCGGGAAGCCATCGAGCGGGTGGTGCGCAAGCGGCCGCAAGCTAGCAGGTCGTTGCAGGTCTGTTTCCTGGCGTTGAACAGGCATGGTGAAGTGGGCGCGTTCGCGCTGCACCAGGGGTTCGTCTACGCGGTCTGCGACGCACGGACGCAGGACGCGTTGTTGCCATCCGACGCTGTCTACGGCGAAAACGCATGA
- a CDS encoding glucokinase: MEFAQSLIDACLVADVGGTHARLGWARADGAIDVHDVETCRGAEHASLGAILHDYLRRLHALQPGVRVRSAVVAIAGFLDGDRLVNANLPWEVSVRRTAHDAGLASLQVINDFEAVARAIPGVRRSLLVPLTAQDDPGMQSPALVLGPGTGMGAALCLDAEGREVLLSEAGHAALAAGTATELEVLQRLSRRWPHVDNERVLSGTGLMHLYDALADLRGAVPRWRHVAPLVEAAAQGDDALARETLDVFCGWLGSLVGDLVLTVGARQAYLAGGVTRHIAPFLHQGDFARRYAEKFTGARTPPPLWRIDHGQLGLVGAAMHARTHWPARLARVEPIPEEQA, translated from the coding sequence ATGGAGTTTGCGCAGTCCCTGATCGATGCCTGCCTGGTGGCCGATGTGGGCGGCACGCATGCGCGACTGGGCTGGGCGCGTGCCGACGGTGCGATCGACGTGCACGACGTGGAAACCTGTCGCGGTGCGGAGCACGCTTCGCTCGGCGCCATCCTGCATGACTACCTGCGGCGCTTGCACGCGCTGCAGCCCGGCGTGCGGGTGCGGTCCGCGGTGGTCGCCATCGCAGGGTTTCTCGACGGCGACCGCCTGGTCAACGCCAACCTGCCGTGGGAAGTGTCGGTACGGCGCACGGCGCATGACGCCGGGTTGGCGTCGCTGCAGGTGATCAACGATTTCGAGGCCGTCGCGCGCGCCATCCCCGGCGTGCGGCGCAGCCTGCTGGTGCCGCTGACCGCACAGGACGATCCCGGCATGCAGTCGCCCGCCCTCGTGCTGGGGCCGGGCACCGGCATGGGCGCGGCGCTGTGCCTGGATGCGGAGGGGCGCGAGGTGTTGCTGAGCGAAGCCGGCCACGCTGCGCTGGCCGCCGGTACCGCGACCGAACTCGAAGTGCTGCAACGTCTGTCCCGGCGCTGGCCGCACGTGGACAACGAACGCGTCCTGTCCGGCACCGGTTTGATGCATCTGTATGACGCGCTGGCCGACCTGCGCGGCGCCGTGCCGCGCTGGCGCCACGTCGCGCCGCTGGTGGAGGCCGCCGCCCAGGGCGATGACGCGCTGGCACGGGAGACGCTGGATGTGTTCTGCGGATGGCTTGGCAGCCTGGTCGGTGATCTGGTGCTGACCGTTGGCGCGCGGCAGGCCTACCTGGCCGGCGGCGTGACCCGCCACATCGCGCCGTTCCTGCACCAGGGCGACTTCGCACGGCGCTATGCGGAAAAGTTCACCGGCGCGCGTACGCCACCCCCGTTGTGGCGCATCGACCATGGGCAACTGGGACTGGTGGGTGCCGCGATGCATGCGCGCACGCATTGGCCCGCGCGGCTGGCGCGCGTCGAACCGATACCTGAGGAGCAGGCATGA
- a CDS encoding M23 family metallopeptidase encodes MTPPNLFRLYASLCLLWLATPVQAQTLQESFDLHVPMPPTPVAIDGQTRLFYELHLSNFSRQSLDPVRVEVLDAASGTLLATFEGDALERQLDRSGLQWKATAGAPIEPGRRGIVFFELALPPGTAMPAALMHRIDYRAAADEGDASRVEGARVAVEREPAMTLGPPLRGGPWIAIHDPAWERGHRRVLYAIDGKARTPGRFAVDWVKLDAQGRKSARAGDSVAQAYSHGEDVLAVADATVASVRDGLPERRRLSERSDHALATGGGNTVVLDLGGGRFAHYGHLRPGSTRVLAGQRVRRGQKIAEVGFTGSASNPQLHFNLADAASALGSEGLPFAIDRFRSLGRYMRIGDVGSVPWVPRGDGEPTRERELPAGNSVVMFGD; translated from the coding sequence ATGACGCCCCCCAACCTGTTCCGCCTGTATGCGTCCCTCTGCCTGCTGTGGCTGGCCACGCCCGTGCAGGCGCAGACGCTGCAGGAATCCTTCGACCTGCACGTGCCCATGCCGCCCACGCCGGTCGCCATCGACGGGCAGACGCGCCTGTTCTACGAACTGCACCTGAGCAACTTCTCGCGGCAGTCGCTGGACCCGGTGCGTGTCGAGGTGCTCGATGCCGCGTCGGGCACCCTGCTGGCCACGTTCGAAGGCGACGCGCTGGAACGGCAGCTGGACCGCTCCGGCCTGCAATGGAAGGCGACGGCCGGCGCGCCGATCGAGCCGGGGCGTCGCGGGATCGTGTTCTTCGAACTGGCTTTGCCTCCCGGCACCGCCATGCCCGCCGCCCTGATGCATCGCATCGACTACCGCGCAGCCGCCGATGAAGGCGATGCGTCCCGCGTGGAAGGCGCCAGGGTGGCCGTCGAGCGCGAACCTGCGATGACGCTGGGTCCGCCACTGCGCGGCGGCCCGTGGATCGCGATCCACGATCCCGCGTGGGAGCGGGGTCATCGTCGCGTGCTCTATGCCATCGATGGCAAGGCGCGCACGCCCGGACGCTTTGCGGTCGACTGGGTGAAGCTGGATGCGCAGGGCCGCAAGTCAGCCCGCGCTGGCGATTCCGTCGCGCAGGCCTACAGCCATGGCGAAGACGTGCTGGCCGTTGCCGACGCGACGGTCGCGAGCGTGCGCGACGGCCTGCCGGAACGGCGACGCCTTAGCGAACGCTCCGACCACGCGCTCGCCACCGGCGGCGGCAACACCGTCGTGCTCGACCTGGGCGGTGGACGCTTCGCGCACTACGGTCACCTGCGTCCGGGCAGCACGCGCGTCTTAGCCGGGCAACGCGTGCGCAGGGGACAGAAGATCGCCGAGGTGGGTTTCACGGGCAGCGCGTCCAACCCGCAGCTGCACTTCAACCTGGCCGACGCCGCCAGCGCGCTGGGCAGCGAAGGCCTGCCATTCGCCATCGACCGCTTCCGTTCACTGGGCCGCTACATGCGCATCGGTGATGTTGGCAGCGTTCCCTGGGTCCCGCGCGGTGACGGCGAGCCAACGCGCGAGCGCGAACTGCCGGCGGGCAACAGTGTGGTGATGTTCGGCGATTAG
- a CDS encoding helix-turn-helix domain-containing GNAT family N-acetyltransferase has product MQIDAVRRFNRAVTRRIGVLTDNYLGRDRPWAESRLIFEVGRDGADVRTLRERLALDSGYLSRLLRSLEAQGLVASQAAKHDARVRRVSLTAKGIREWKVLEARSDDIASMLLAPLSDAQRQRLLDAMADVARLLSASAVTVEPADPAGAEARACIDAYVQELEQRLGIAFDPTRGPTAKADELTPPNGIFLLARLDGVPIGCIGLKVIGKGVGEIKRMWVDPTCRGLGVARRLLAAAETHAAEMALRRLRLDTSNRQEEALSLYRHSGYREIAPYNDNPYASYWFEKRLGTKRTPA; this is encoded by the coding sequence ATGCAGATTGATGCCGTCCGCCGGTTCAACCGCGCGGTCACCCGCCGCATCGGCGTACTGACGGATAACTACCTGGGGCGTGACCGGCCGTGGGCGGAGTCGCGCCTGATCTTCGAGGTGGGCCGAGATGGCGCCGATGTCCGCACGTTGCGCGAACGGCTCGCCCTGGATTCGGGTTACCTCAGCCGCCTGCTCCGTTCGCTGGAGGCGCAAGGCCTGGTGGCATCGCAGGCCGCGAAACACGATGCCCGCGTGCGCCGGGTGTCGTTGACGGCGAAAGGCATCCGCGAGTGGAAGGTCCTGGAAGCCCGCTCGGACGACATCGCCTCGATGCTGCTGGCGCCCTTGAGCGATGCGCAACGCCAGCGGCTGCTGGACGCCATGGCCGATGTCGCCCGGTTGCTCAGCGCCAGCGCGGTGACGGTCGAACCGGCGGATCCCGCAGGTGCCGAGGCGCGTGCCTGCATCGATGCCTACGTGCAGGAACTGGAACAACGCCTCGGCATCGCGTTCGACCCCACGCGCGGCCCCACCGCCAAGGCCGATGAACTGACGCCGCCGAACGGCATCTTCCTGCTGGCCCGCCTCGACGGGGTGCCTATCGGATGCATCGGCCTGAAGGTCATCGGCAAGGGCGTTGGCGAGATCAAGCGCATGTGGGTGGATCCGACCTGCCGTGGCCTGGGCGTCGCCCGTCGGCTGCTGGCCGCCGCGGAAACGCATGCCGCCGAGATGGCGCTGCGCCGCCTGCGGTTGGACACGAGCAATCGCCAGGAAGAGGCGCTCAGCCTGTATCGCCACAGTGGTTACCGCGAGATCGCGCCCTACAACGACAACCCGTACGCCAGCTACTGGTTCGAAAAACGCCTGGGCACGAAACGCACCCCGGCCTAG